A window from Betta splendens chromosome 1, fBetSpl5.4, whole genome shotgun sequence encodes these proteins:
- the anxa5b gene encoding annexin A5b isoform X2 has product MAGRGTVKASGNFNPNADAEALQKAMKGLGTDEEAILKLVIARSNAQRQEIKAAYKTLFGKDLIKDLRGELTGKFEDLIVGLMTAPIAYDAESLHKAIKGAGTKDKVLVEILASRKPQQVKDIVALYKKEYGHNLEDDVCHDTSGHYKRLLVILLQASRQTGLQQELIEADAQALFKAGEQKFGTDEDTFITILGNRSNEHLRKVFDAYMKLSGFEMEESIKRETSGHLRELLLAVVKCARGVPMYFAETLYNSMKQGLGTDDDTLIRVMVTRSEVDMLDIRAEYRRMFAGSLHAAITGDTSGHYRNALLLLCGGNDA; this is encoded by the exons ATG GCCGGCAGAGGAACCGTGAAAGCCAGCGGCAACTTCAACCCCAACGCAGATGCCGAGGCCCTGCAGAAAGCCATGAAAGGCCTGG GGACGGATGAGGAGGCCATCTTGAAGCTGGTGATTGCTCGCAGCAACGCCCAGAGGCAGGAGATCAAGGCCGCCTACAAGACGCTGTTTGGAAAG GATCTGATCAAAGACCTCAGGGGAGAGCTGACCGGCAAATTCGAGGATCTGATCGTGGGTCTGATGACTGCACCCATCGCTTATGATGCAGAATCCCTCCACAAAGCCATCAAG GGGGCCGGGACCAAAGATAAGGTGCTGGTGGAGATTCTCGCCTCCAGGAAACCGCAGCAGGTGAAGGACATCGTggctctttacaaaaagg AGTATGGTCACAACTTGGAGGATGACGTGTGTCACGACACTTCAGGTCACTATAAGAGACTCCTGGTTATCCTGCTCCAG GCCAGCAGGCAGACCGGGcttcagcaggagctgattgAAGCTGATGCTCAG GCCCTCTTCAAGGCAGGCGAGCAGAAGTTTGGTACCGACGAGGACACGTTCATCACCATCCTGGGCAACCGAAGCAACGAACATCTTAGAAAGg TGTTCGATGCCTACATGAAGCTGTCTGGGTTCGAGATGGAGGAGAGCATCAAGAGGGAAACATCTGGACACCTGAGGGAGCTGCTCCTTGCCGTGG TGAAATGCGCCAGAGGTGTCCCAATGTATTTTGCTGAGACCCTGTACAACTCCATGAAA CAGGGCCTTGGCACGGACGATGACACTCTGATCAGAGTCATGGTGACTCGTAGCGAGGTGGACATGTTGGACATCAGAGCCGAGTACAGGAGGATGTTCGCCGGCTCCCTGCATGCAGCCATCACT ggtGACACCAGCGGTCACTACCGAAACgccttgctgctgctctgcggTGGAAACGACGCGTGA
- the anxa5b gene encoding annexin A5b isoform X1, producing MAGRGTVKASGNFNPNADAEALQKAMKGLGTDEEAILKLVIARSNAQRQEIKAAYKTLFGKDLIKDLRGELTGKFEDLIVGLMTAPIAYDAESLHKAIKGAGTKDKVLVEILASRKPQQVKDIVALYKKEYGHNLEDDVCHDTSGHYKRLLVILLQASRQTGLQQELIEADAQALFKAGEQKFGTDEDTFITILGNRSNEHLRKVFDAYMKLSGFEMEESIKRETSGHLRELLLAVVKCARGVPMYFAETLYNSMKGLGTDDDTLIRVMVTRSEVDMLDIRAEYRRMFAGSLHAAITGDTSGHYRNALLLLCGGNDA from the exons ATG GCCGGCAGAGGAACCGTGAAAGCCAGCGGCAACTTCAACCCCAACGCAGATGCCGAGGCCCTGCAGAAAGCCATGAAAGGCCTGG GGACGGATGAGGAGGCCATCTTGAAGCTGGTGATTGCTCGCAGCAACGCCCAGAGGCAGGAGATCAAGGCCGCCTACAAGACGCTGTTTGGAAAG GATCTGATCAAAGACCTCAGGGGAGAGCTGACCGGCAAATTCGAGGATCTGATCGTGGGTCTGATGACTGCACCCATCGCTTATGATGCAGAATCCCTCCACAAAGCCATCAAG GGGGCCGGGACCAAAGATAAGGTGCTGGTGGAGATTCTCGCCTCCAGGAAACCGCAGCAGGTGAAGGACATCGTggctctttacaaaaagg AGTATGGTCACAACTTGGAGGATGACGTGTGTCACGACACTTCAGGTCACTATAAGAGACTCCTGGTTATCCTGCTCCAG GCCAGCAGGCAGACCGGGcttcagcaggagctgattgAAGCTGATGCTCAG GCCCTCTTCAAGGCAGGCGAGCAGAAGTTTGGTACCGACGAGGACACGTTCATCACCATCCTGGGCAACCGAAGCAACGAACATCTTAGAAAGg TGTTCGATGCCTACATGAAGCTGTCTGGGTTCGAGATGGAGGAGAGCATCAAGAGGGAAACATCTGGACACCTGAGGGAGCTGCTCCTTGCCGTGG TGAAATGCGCCAGAGGTGTCCCAATGTATTTTGCTGAGACCCTGTACAACTCCATGAAA GGCCTTGGCACGGACGATGACACTCTGATCAGAGTCATGGTGACTCGTAGCGAGGTGGACATGTTGGACATCAGAGCCGAGTACAGGAGGATGTTCGCCGGCTCCCTGCATGCAGCCATCACT ggtGACACCAGCGGTCACTACCGAAACgccttgctgctgctctgcggTGGAAACGACGCGTGA